The genomic interval TTGCGAGTCCGATTCTGGTTTTGTGATTGGTATAACCACCCGCAAGATACGGAATACCATTTCTTTTTAAATATTTGTTATCGAGATAAAAGAATCCGTTTTTTAGTTTTCCGCTCAATTCAATGTTTTCTATTTCTACATTATCTTTTTTGGCTGTAAACCTCAATTTGTTTTGATTAACTAGTTTTATTTCAACCAAATAAACAGCATTATCATCATATTTTATCTCTTTAGAAAAGACAAAATAGTCCAAACCTTGTCTTACTTTAGCATCTGAAGAAACTATCAATTCGGAGTTTCCTTTTTCGTTGTATTTCAAATCAGGAAATAATTCGTAAGTTCCTTCTAGTTTGGACAAATCATTTTGTGATAATGATTCTTTATTTTCTTTCATCATTTTATCTGAAAAAGAAGCACAGGAAGAAAAAAGAAGAACTATTGCAAAACCTATTATTCTCATAAATTATTTGTTTACTATTTTAAATATAATCTTTATTTCAGTAAACAACGCAACCATTTCAAAATATTGCTATCTTATTAAAATACAAAACATTACTTCTTTAACTTTAGTAACCATTAAACCTAAATAAAATGAAAAACCTAATTTTACTTGCAACTTTATTTTTATTTATTGGCTGTTCAAATGATGACAATAGTGCTAATGGAGATATTACAATTACATCGGTCGGACAAGGAAGTTTAACCTCTTCAACAATCGAACGAACTAATATGGTAATTACAAATAAAATTACCTGGGAGGCATTAAAGGCTAAAATGAATGAACATAATAATACTACCAGAGATTTTAAAGAAACAGATATAGATTTCTCTAAATTCAATATTATTGCCACTTTTTACAGACAGTACAATATGTCAACCTCTATAGATATTACAAAAGCTACGATGCGCTCAGGCAAAATTATCGTTACAATAGAAAACTTAAAAGTTGGCTTCACAAATGACGTTTCACAGCCCTTTCATATTGTAAAAATTCCAAAATCCTCAAAAAAAATTGTTTTTGAACAAATAAGAAATCCGCTTTTACCAGAATAAAGCTGTTTTTATAAAAAGGATAAAAATAAAAAACCGCGATTTCAATTAATTGAAATCGCGGTTTTATTTAGCAGAAAGGAAGGGATTCGAACCCTCGATACAGTTACCCATATACTAGCTTTCCAGGCTAGCTCCTTAAACCACTCGGACACCTTTCTATTTTGGTCTGCAAATAACACGAAAAAAATTGAGTTACACAAAGTAAATTTTTAAGATTCGTTTATGCTTTTTCTAAATTCTTCCATAAACAATTTTACCGCCTTTTTTTGGTATCCTCCTATTGTCAGCATAAAAGATTCTCTTTTAGTCGCCACACCTGTAATCTGAATCGATTTAAGCTGATCCCAACCTTTTAACGCTTTTTCTGCTACAATGGTTGCCCAATCACTGTTTTCTACCATTTGCAATAATGCATGAATAGAATGTAGTTCAATCGAGATTTTTGGCGTCATATTAAATTTCTGAAACAACTCTTCTACAAATTCTCTCGAATTAGAACCTTTTCCTGGCAAAACCAACTCAATTTCATCCATTTTTTTGAAAGCGATTTTGTCTAAATGTGCCAAAGGATGTGTTTTAGAAACTGCCATTACCATATTCGAAATAAACAAAGGCACTTTCTGAATTGGAGGTTCAATCGGATGCGATGAAATAACCAAAACAACATCCAATGCATTATTAAGAAGTTTTTGTTCTAATGCTTCTGTTGTTCCGTATTCCACGACAATTTTAAGATTTTGATATTGTTTTGCAAATGCATGAACAATTGGTAAAATCAATAATCCAAAAATATAGGTAACGCCAATTCGAAGTTCGCCGCCAATCATTTCGTTTAAATCTTCGATTGCCTGCTTTCCGTTTTCTATGTTTTCGACTACTTTCTTGGCGTGAACTAAAAACACAGAACCCGCTTCTGTCAATTGTACTTTTTTACCAATTCGCTTAAATAACGGCAGGCCTAACTCTTCTTCGAGTTTTTTTATTTGCTGCGAAAGTCCCGATTGGGTTACAAAACACAATTCTGCTGCTTTGGTAAAGTGCAAAACCTCAGCTGTTTTAATAAAATACTGTAATTGATAAATTTCCATATTGATAAGTTTTACTACTTATTATAAGTAAAATTATTAATTTTTCTAATGAAATCATAATCCCGAACTTTGTATCAAATAATTAAGATCATGTTTAAAGCCTTAAAATCTAAAAATTTCAAATTGTTCTTTTACGGACAATCAGTTTCAGTTATTGGTACCTGGATGCAGAAAACTGCCGTGAGCTGGATGGTTTATAGTATAACGGGTTCTGTTTTTTTATTGGGATTGGCTACTTTTTTAAGTATGATTCCGTCCTTGTTTTTAGCGCCTTTGGCAGGAAGTATAATCGGAAGATACGACAGACACAAAACATTACTTTTTTTACAGTCCCTTGCTATGCTTCAGGCGGCAACTTTAGCTTTGCTGATTTATCTCAAAATATATAATATCAACTTCATTTTAGCATTAAGTTTAATTCAGGGAATTATCAATGCTTTTGATATGACTTGCCGTCAAACCATGATGATTGATATTGTCGACAATAAAGAAGATCTTCCAAACGCAGTTGCTCTTAATTCTACAATGAACAATTTTGCTCGTATTGCTGGTCCTGCGCTCTCGGGAATTATTCTACACGAATATGGAGAAGACATTTGTTTTATTGGGAATTTCTTGAGCTATATTCCTGTTTTAATTTCATTACTATTAATGAAATTAACGCCACATATTAAAGCTGAAAATAAACTTAATATGGTGGATGATCTTTTGGAGGGTTTGGATTACGTTAAAAAAGAAACCGAAATGGCGAGAATGCTAATGATGCTTACTTGCAGCAGTTTATTTGTTATTTCTTTTAATACTTTAATGCCCGTTTTTGCCAAAGATATTTTTAGCGGAAATGCCGAAACTTTCAGCTGGTTCGAAAGTGCTGCCGGAATAGGATCTGTTCTATCTGCCATTTATTTAGCCAATTTAAAATCTGCTGAAAATATGAGTAAGTTGATGATTGCAGCAAGTTTGCTTCTTGGTTTTAGCGTAATAATATTAGCCCTTTCAAACAGCATCACGGTTGCTTTGGTTTGTATGACTTTAAGCGGAATCGGAATGATGGGACAAACGTCATCTATTAATATTTACATTCAAACACATAGTTCTGTCAATATGCGTTCTAGAAGCATCAGCTATTTTATGATGGCTTATCAGGGAATGATTCCTGTTGGAAGTTTAATAATTGGTTATGTTTCTCATTCGCTTGGCGTAAGAACTACGGTTGCGATTCAAGGAATTATTTGTATTCTTTCTGTGTTGGTTTATGTATACTATAAAAAACATAAAGCTACTGAGGAAAACTTGGAAACTTGTCCTGTTGAGTATAGAAATTCCAAATTTTAAAGATTCCAAAAAAGAAATTCCAAATTCCAATTGCACACAATCTTGTCATTTCGACGAAGGAGAAATCTTCGCGAGAAACTCTACAAAGATTGGCTTATTGGAACGGAGTTACTTGCGGAGATTTCTCGTTCCTCGAAATGACAAACTATGCTGATAAATGCATTAAAAACAAAAATCCCAAATTCCATCTTTTAATTTTGGAATTTGGGATTTTTTATATTGAAATTCGTTCTTAAGAAATTTCCCCGCGAAG from Flavobacterium sp. YJ01 carries:
- a CDS encoding LysR substrate-binding domain-containing protein: MEIYQLQYFIKTAEVLHFTKAAELCFVTQSGLSQQIKKLEEELGLPLFKRIGKKVQLTEAGSVFLVHAKKVVENIENGKQAIEDLNEMIGGELRIGVTYIFGLLILPIVHAFAKQYQNLKIVVEYGTTEALEQKLLNNALDVVLVISSHPIEPPIQKVPLFISNMVMAVSKTHPLAHLDKIAFKKMDEIELVLPGKGSNSREFVEELFQKFNMTPKISIELHSIHALLQMVENSDWATIVAEKALKGWDQLKSIQITGVATKRESFMLTIGGYQKKAVKLFMEEFRKSINES
- a CDS encoding MFS transporter, yielding MFKALKSKNFKLFFYGQSVSVIGTWMQKTAVSWMVYSITGSVFLLGLATFLSMIPSLFLAPLAGSIIGRYDRHKTLLFLQSLAMLQAATLALLIYLKIYNINFILALSLIQGIINAFDMTCRQTMMIDIVDNKEDLPNAVALNSTMNNFARIAGPALSGIILHEYGEDICFIGNFLSYIPVLISLLLMKLTPHIKAENKLNMVDDLLEGLDYVKKETEMARMLMMLTCSSLFVISFNTLMPVFAKDIFSGNAETFSWFESAAGIGSVLSAIYLANLKSAENMSKLMIAASLLLGFSVIILALSNSITVALVCMTLSGIGMMGQTSSINIYIQTHSSVNMRSRSISYFMMAYQGMIPVGSLIIGYVSHSLGVRTTVAIQGIICILSVLVYVYYKKHKATEENLETCPVEYRNSKF